In Salmo trutta chromosome 28, fSalTru1.1, whole genome shotgun sequence, one DNA window encodes the following:
- the LOC115165799 gene encoding synaptotagmin-2 isoform X1, with protein sequence MKWNLFKKKPEAMVGPEPTGAAVLTVAPGPVASTAADNSTEAVKNGDFDDIKNKFLNEIDKIPLPSWAIIAIAVVAATLILTCCFCIVKKCCCKKKKNKKGKKGKGEMGMTNMKGGEKQDDDDYDEDDAETGMTGDEKEEEVKEKEKLGKLQYSIDYDFQDNKLTVGLLQAADLLSMDSGGTSDPYVKVYVLPDKKKHFTTKVHKKTLNPTFNETFVFKIPFQEMGGKTLVMQVFDFDRFSKHDVIGEVKLPLHKLDLAQPLEEWRDLDSAEKEEQEKLGDICISLRYVPTAGKLTICILEAKNLKKMDVGGLSDPYVKINLMQNGKRLKKKKTTVKKNTLNPYYNESFSFEIPIEQMQKIQAVVTVLDYDKIGKNDAIGKIWVGSKATGTQLKHWSDMLANPRRPIAQWHPLQPEEEIDASLAALNAKK encoded by the exons ATGAAGTGGAACCTGTTCAAGAAGAAGCCTGAAGCCATGGTCGGACCGGAACCCACTGGGGCCGCTGTCTTAACTGTTGCCCCTGGCCCCGTGGCCTCCACCGCAGCTGACAACTCCACAGAGGCCGTCAAAAACGGCGATTTTGACGACATCAAGAATAAGTTCCTCAATGAGATCGACAAGATCCCAT tgCCATCATGGGCCATCATCGCCATTGCAGTGGTAGCTGCTACCCTGATTCTCACCTGCTGCTTCTGCATCGTTAAGAAGTGCTGttgcaagaagaagaagaacaagaaggGCAAGAAAGGGAAGGGTGAAATGGGCATGACGAACATGAAAGGAGGAGAG AAACAggacgatgatgattatgatgaagATGATGCTGAGACTGGTATGACTGGAGAcgagaaagaggaagaggtgaaggagAAAGAAAAGCTTGGGAAGCTTCAGTATTCCATAGATTACGACTTCCAGGACAACAAG cTCACAGTGGGCCTCCTCCAAGCAGCTGATCTCCTCTCCATGGACAGTGGCGGCACCTCTGACCCCTATGTCAAGGTCTATGTCCTCCCAGACAAGAAGAAGCATTTTACCACCAAGGTGCACAAGAAGACGCTGAACCCTACCTTCAATGAGACCTTTGTTTTCAAG aTTCCATTCCAAGAGATGGGTGGCAAGACTTTGGTCATGCAGGTATTTGACTTTGACCGCTTCTCTAAGCATGACGTCATTGGAGAGGTAAAACTACCCTTGCACAAACTGGACCTGGCCCAgccattggaggagtggagggaccTGGACAGTGCAGAGAAAGAAGAG CAAGAGAAGCTGGGAGATATCTGCATCTCTCTGCGCTACGTGCCCACTGCTGGGAAACTCACCATCTGCATCCTGGAGGCCAAGAACCTCAAGAAGATGGACGTGGGAGGACTGTCAG ATCCCTATGTGAAGATCAACTTGATGCAGAACGGTAAGcgtctgaagaagaagaagaccacGGTGAAGAAGAACACTCTGAATCCATACTACAACGAGTCCTTCAGCTTTGAGATCCCTATTGAGCAGATGCAG AAAATCCAAGCTGTGGTCACAGTGCTGGATTATGACAAGATCGGTAAAAACGACGCCATCGGGAAGATCTGGGTGGGCAGCAAGGCGACTGGCACCCAGCTGAAGCACTGGTCCGACATGCTGGCCAACCCTCGCCGCCCCATCGCCCAGTGGCATCCACTGCAGCCCGAGGAGGAGATTGATGCTTCGCTGGCAGCCCTGAATGCCAAGAAGTAA
- the LOC115165799 gene encoding synaptotagmin-2 isoform X2 has product MKWNLFKKKPEAMVGPEPTGAAVLTVAPGPVASTAADNSTEAVKNGDFDDIKNKFLNEIDKIPLPSWAIIAIAVVAATLILTCCFCIVKKCCCKKKKNKKGKKGKGEMGMTNMKGGEDDDDYDEDDAETGMTGDEKEEEVKEKEKLGKLQYSIDYDFQDNKLTVGLLQAADLLSMDSGGTSDPYVKVYVLPDKKKHFTTKVHKKTLNPTFNETFVFKIPFQEMGGKTLVMQVFDFDRFSKHDVIGEVKLPLHKLDLAQPLEEWRDLDSAEKEEQEKLGDICISLRYVPTAGKLTICILEAKNLKKMDVGGLSDPYVKINLMQNGKRLKKKKTTVKKNTLNPYYNESFSFEIPIEQMQKIQAVVTVLDYDKIGKNDAIGKIWVGSKATGTQLKHWSDMLANPRRPIAQWHPLQPEEEIDASLAALNAKK; this is encoded by the exons ATGAAGTGGAACCTGTTCAAGAAGAAGCCTGAAGCCATGGTCGGACCGGAACCCACTGGGGCCGCTGTCTTAACTGTTGCCCCTGGCCCCGTGGCCTCCACCGCAGCTGACAACTCCACAGAGGCCGTCAAAAACGGCGATTTTGACGACATCAAGAATAAGTTCCTCAATGAGATCGACAAGATCCCAT tgCCATCATGGGCCATCATCGCCATTGCAGTGGTAGCTGCTACCCTGATTCTCACCTGCTGCTTCTGCATCGTTAAGAAGTGCTGttgcaagaagaagaagaacaagaaggGCAAGAAAGGGAAGGGTGAAATGGGCATGACGAACATGAAAGGAGGAGAG gacgatgatgattatgatgaagATGATGCTGAGACTGGTATGACTGGAGAcgagaaagaggaagaggtgaaggagAAAGAAAAGCTTGGGAAGCTTCAGTATTCCATAGATTACGACTTCCAGGACAACAAG cTCACAGTGGGCCTCCTCCAAGCAGCTGATCTCCTCTCCATGGACAGTGGCGGCACCTCTGACCCCTATGTCAAGGTCTATGTCCTCCCAGACAAGAAGAAGCATTTTACCACCAAGGTGCACAAGAAGACGCTGAACCCTACCTTCAATGAGACCTTTGTTTTCAAG aTTCCATTCCAAGAGATGGGTGGCAAGACTTTGGTCATGCAGGTATTTGACTTTGACCGCTTCTCTAAGCATGACGTCATTGGAGAGGTAAAACTACCCTTGCACAAACTGGACCTGGCCCAgccattggaggagtggagggaccTGGACAGTGCAGAGAAAGAAGAG CAAGAGAAGCTGGGAGATATCTGCATCTCTCTGCGCTACGTGCCCACTGCTGGGAAACTCACCATCTGCATCCTGGAGGCCAAGAACCTCAAGAAGATGGACGTGGGAGGACTGTCAG ATCCCTATGTGAAGATCAACTTGATGCAGAACGGTAAGcgtctgaagaagaagaagaccacGGTGAAGAAGAACACTCTGAATCCATACTACAACGAGTCCTTCAGCTTTGAGATCCCTATTGAGCAGATGCAG AAAATCCAAGCTGTGGTCACAGTGCTGGATTATGACAAGATCGGTAAAAACGACGCCATCGGGAAGATCTGGGTGGGCAGCAAGGCGACTGGCACCCAGCTGAAGCACTGGTCCGACATGCTGGCCAACCCTCGCCGCCCCATCGCCCAGTGGCATCCACTGCAGCCCGAGGAGGAGATTGATGCTTCGCTGGCAGCCCTGAATGCCAAGAAGTAA